The genomic stretch GGAAATAATACCAATGTGCATCTGGGAAGTTCGAAGGCGCTTGTTTCGGTCAAGTTTACGTTTACCGGTTTGCCTTCGCATGCGTCGGTGAGTCCGGAGAGTGGCGTGAGTGCCCTGGATGCGGTGGAGCTGATGAATACGGGCGTGAATTATATGCGGGAGCATGTTAAAGAAGATGCCCGGATGCATTACGTGATTATTGATGGCGGGGGGCAGCCCAACGTGGTGCCTGCGAAAGCGACTGTCTGGTATTACGTGCGTGCGAACGCGCATGAAGATCTGGAACGCTATTATCGCTGGGTCGTTGATATCGCTAAAGGGGCGGCCCTGATGACGCGCACCAAGCTTTCGATTCAGGTGGATACCGACAATCATGAGCTGATTCCCAATACGCCGCTCTCGGAGTTGATACATGAGAAGCTGACGGTGATTGGGCCTCCCGAGTTTTCGGAAGAGGAGAAAGCGTTTGCCCGCCGGATTCAACAGCCGCTGATTGAAGAGTTCGGGCAGACATTCCCCGTGGCAATCGACAGCAGGGTGCATACGCTGCTGGAATCGAAAACATCTTCCAAGGGTTCAACGGATGTGGGGGACATCAGCTGGCACATTCCCACGGGCGGTCTGCGGACGACCTGTTTTGCAGCGGGAAATCCGGGGCACAGCTGGCAGAACGTAGCCTGCATCGGTTCTTCCATCGGCGAGAAGGGGATTCTGTATGCAGCGGAAGCTCTGGCGGCGACAACGGTGGCGCTGATGGAAAACCCGGTATTGGTTAAGGAAGCGAAAGCGGACTTTGATCAACGTATGAAGGACCGGAAATACATCACGTTGATTCCCAAGGGGCAGAAACCGCCGGTGAAAATCAGATAATTGGCAACCAGTGAGAGTGGGAACAGGTGTTTTTCGTAATTACCCGCCTACGATCAATTCAGAAGCAGAGCATCAGACAACCTGGAGCAGGAGGACCGAGAGATGAATTTGATTGATGGCGTTCAGGAATTGAAATCGCCGTGGATGATTGCTGTCTGGCCCGGGATGGGAAACGTGGGACTGACCGCGGGATACTATCTGATGGCCAAACTGGGAATGGAACTGCTTTCCGAGTATTCCCCGCCTGAGCTGTTCGACATCGATTATGTCGAAGTCGAACGGGGAGTGATTCATACGGGGGCCCGACCGCGGAGTCGTTTTTTTCTGTGGAAAGATCCAGAGGAACAGCACGACCTGGTCGTGCTGATCGGAGAAGCCCAGCCTCAGTTCGGCAAATATTCCTACTGCAAGAAGATGATTTCGTATGCACAGGACCTGGGGATCGAGCGGGTCTTTACGTTCGCGGCGATGGCCACCGGGATGCATCCGGAACATGAGTCGCGTGTATTTGCAGCCGTGACGGATTCGGAAGATCTCAAGGAGATGCGGGTGAATAACCTCGAGATTCTGCAGGAAGGAAATATCAGCGGACTGAACGGGATTCTGCTGGGGGCCGCTGCGGACAAGGGATTGAGTGGAACGTGTCTATTGGGAGAGATGCCGCATATTTTTTCTCAGTTACCGTTCCCGAAAGCGTCGCTGGCCGTATTGAAAGCGTTTCGGTTGATCTCGGGAATTGAGATCGAAACCAGTGAGCTGGTCGAGCAGGCCGAGACGATGGAGAAGAAGCTGGGGGAATTGCTCTCTCAGGTCGAAAAGTCGATGGGTGAGAAGGCGGAGCAGCCCGAACAGTCGGAATCGTTCGAGGAGTCGTTGCAGCCTGAAATGCCCGAACAGCCGAAGTTGACGCCGGGAGAGGAACAGCGGATCGAGCAGCTGTTCGAGGAAGCGAAGCAGAACCGATCCAAAGCGTATGTGCTCAAACAGGAACTGGATCGCCTGGAGGTCTTCGCAGACTATGAAGACCGTTTTCTGGATCTATTTAAAAATCGTGGCTGAGTCTGTTTAAGCAGTGCAGCACGTCAAAGGGAGTCCATTTTCTGATGGAACATTTTCACCTGGAATCACTGGGACCACTTACGACCGCTGAGAAAGCGGTGGAATTCGTGGAGCGGAAGGGGATCGGTCATCCGGATACGATCTGTGATGGCATTGCGGAAGCGATTTCGATCTCGCTGTCACAAAGCTATTTGCAGTGGGCGGGACGGATTTTGCATCACAATATCGATAAAGGGTTGCTGGTGGCGGGACATACGGAGCCCGAACTGGGAGGCGGAGTCGTCCATACGCCGATGCGACTGGTGATTGGAGATCGCGCGACCTCTGAGTGGGAAGGGCATCGAATTTCCGTGGAAGAGATTGCACTGGAAAGTGCCCGGGAGTGGATCAAAGCGCATCTGCCTCTGGTCAATACCGAGACACATGTGGTGTTTCAAAATGAGCTGCGCGCCGGTTCCGCAGAGCTGACAGACATCTTCTCGCGAGCGCGGCTGTTATCGAATGACACTTCAGCGGCGGTCGGTTTTGCACCGCTCACCGAGACTGAGCAACTGGTGCTGGAGTCGGAGCGGTTCCTTAATACCGAGGAATTCAAACTGAAGTATCCGGAGACGGGACAGGATGTGAAGGTGATGGGGGTGCGCAGAGACAAACATCTGCAGCTGACCCTGGCGGTGGCGATCGTCGACAGGTACATCGAGGAAGTGCAGTATTACTTCGACCGGAAAAAGGAACTGGCGGACGAGCTGACGGCATTTCTGGAACCGCAGCTCAAAACACTGGACGGCGTGGATCTGGCGCTCAACACCCTGGATAATCCGGAGCGGGGGATGGACGGCATGTATCTGACCGTGCTGGGAACCTCAGCCGAGGCTGCCGACGGTGGTCAGGTGGGACGAGGTAATCGAGTGAACGGTTTGATTACGCTGAATCGTCCGATGAGTGCAGAAGCGGCGGCGGGGAAGAATCCTTTCAGCCATGTGGGGAAGATTTATAATGTGTTGTGTCATCAACTGGCGCAGCAGATTTATGACGAACTGGAACCGGTCAAGGAAGTGATCGTGCGGATGTGCAGCCAGATTGGTCATGAGATCAGCGAGCCGTGGATGGTGAGCACGGAAGTGGTACTGAGCGAGGGAGTCGAACTCAAGGAGGTGGAAGAGCCGATTCAGAAGATTATCGATCGGCAACTGAGAAACATGGAAGATTTTGTCAGACGACTGGCCAGCGGAGAATTCCCGGTTTACTGATGACGCTTCAACGGTCCCAGCCGAATTCACCGATGAGCGGGACGAAGGCGAAACCGCCGAGGTTTTCTTCATCGAGGTGTCCCTGGCGGA from Gimesia chilikensis encodes the following:
- a CDS encoding amidohydrolase, yielding MHVKNNWWTGSIVGLLLASSGLMLRAAEKEQPTLSKAQQTAVQDVQQRAEDLKAVNQSIWNYAEVGLQETKSSQLLIEKLEAEGFKVKSGVADMPTAFVASYGSGKPIIGILAEYDALPGLSQKTVPYRESQSEGGAGHACGHSGLGTAALGAALAVKEAVDKHGLKGTVRLYGTPAEETGLGKVYMLLDGQFEDLDICLHWHPGNNTNVHLGSSKALVSVKFTFTGLPSHASVSPESGVSALDAVELMNTGVNYMREHVKEDARMHYVIIDGGGQPNVVPAKATVWYYVRANAHEDLERYYRWVVDIAKGAALMTRTKLSIQVDTDNHELIPNTPLSELIHEKLTVIGPPEFSEEEKAFARRIQQPLIEEFGQTFPVAIDSRVHTLLESKTSSKGSTDVGDISWHIPTGGLRTTCFAAGNPGHSWQNVACIGSSIGEKGILYAAEALAATTVALMENPVLVKEAKADFDQRMKDRKYITLIPKGQKPPVKIR
- a CDS encoding methionine adenosyltransferase; the protein is MEHFHLESLGPLTTAEKAVEFVERKGIGHPDTICDGIAEAISISLSQSYLQWAGRILHHNIDKGLLVAGHTEPELGGGVVHTPMRLVIGDRATSEWEGHRISVEEIALESAREWIKAHLPLVNTETHVVFQNELRAGSAELTDIFSRARLLSNDTSAAVGFAPLTETEQLVLESERFLNTEEFKLKYPETGQDVKVMGVRRDKHLQLTLAVAIVDRYIEEVQYYFDRKKELADELTAFLEPQLKTLDGVDLALNTLDNPERGMDGMYLTVLGTSAEAADGGQVGRGNRVNGLITLNRPMSAEAAAGKNPFSHVGKIYNVLCHQLAQQIYDELEPVKEVIVRMCSQIGHEISEPWMVSTEVVLSEGVELKEVEEPIQKIIDRQLRNMEDFVRRLASGEFPVY
- a CDS encoding PAC2 family protein, whose product is MNLIDGVQELKSPWMIAVWPGMGNVGLTAGYYLMAKLGMELLSEYSPPELFDIDYVEVERGVIHTGARPRSRFFLWKDPEEQHDLVVLIGEAQPQFGKYSYCKKMISYAQDLGIERVFTFAAMATGMHPEHESRVFAAVTDSEDLKEMRVNNLEILQEGNISGLNGILLGAAADKGLSGTCLLGEMPHIFSQLPFPKASLAVLKAFRLISGIEIETSELVEQAETMEKKLGELLSQVEKSMGEKAEQPEQSESFEESLQPEMPEQPKLTPGEEQRIEQLFEEAKQNRSKAYVLKQELDRLEVFADYEDRFLDLFKNRG